A single Dunckerocampus dactyliophorus isolate RoL2022-P2 chromosome 2, RoL_Ddac_1.1, whole genome shotgun sequence DNA region contains:
- the LOC129177152 gene encoding uncharacterized protein LOC129177152: MEVPVDSLKVRYKEEDGAVLFESYIPPSRDAIHLPTYVLYLLMAIFIVLGVLYAIIGHLIKDLIHDFADWLLGEQPEEVVVNYCEAKDKFMADWCPETTPELQEMARAEENKMADKDFNKSPAIWIISTEPSATRTGPRVVFGKKA, encoded by the exons ATGGAAGTACCAGTAGATAGCTTAAAGGTCCGTTACAAAGAAGAAGACGGGGCGGTGCTGTTTGAGAGCTACATTCCCCCTTCCAGGGACGCCATCCACCTGCCGACATATGTGCTCTACTTGCTCATGGCCATCTTCATCGTGCTGGGGGTTCTCTACGCCATCATTGGTCACCTCATCAAGGACCTCATTCATGACTTTGCAG acTGGCTCTTAGGGGAGCAGCCCGAGGAGGTGGTGGTCAACTACTGTGAAGCCAAAGACAAATTCATGGCCGACTGGTGTCCGGAAACCACACCGGAACTGCAGGAGATGGCCCGAGCTGAGGAGAACAAGATGGCCGATAAAGACTTTAATAAGTCCCCTGCTATTTGGATTATTTCCACAGAACCAAGTGCGACCAGGACAGGACCACGTGTGGTGTTTGGGAAAAAGGCTTAA